A DNA window from Vigna unguiculata cultivar IT97K-499-35 chromosome 10, ASM411807v1, whole genome shotgun sequence contains the following coding sequences:
- the LOC114166764 gene encoding TMV resistance protein N-like isoform X2: MEFASSTSKLPQMYDLLINFNGEDIHRKFVSHLDSVLSAAGLTTFLHHQNAVNDMDIQQPILNLCRVAIVVFTKTYSESAWCLHQLQQIIEWHKTYSRHVLPVYYEIQPSDVRLQKGDFGKTLKATAQKSFSAQQMEHGMSRWNHALSKTADFFGWDESNYRSDAELVDTIVKSILNLPVLSATKFPIGLQPHVEDVIQVIKNKSTGVCTVGICGMEGSGKTTLAKAIYNQIHGTFLKKSFIEDISEVSRTGKHANLHERLLSDLLKTKLEIHKVEMGRRMIGERLYGKKVLIVLDDVNEYGPLDLWESSAWFGEGTVIIITTTDARLLRIYQVDYIFQMNVMNPNKSLELFSWHAFREAKPKKEYHFLARRVVAYCGGLPLLLEVIGSCLYERTKEEWNRLLLQLDNSAQHEVDQILKISYEDLLNQMEKDLFLDVCCFFIGKCKFYVTKILNDCGVDPDSGIRVLIKRNLVKIRKNNKVGMHPLLRQMGREISHEILRKEPEKISGLWLDEDMEHALSRNSTNVIQRFSRRLVNLAGFSWSLCEKLRWVSLKGFSSQYLPNDFYLRDAIGIDLKHSLLRLVWKESQVLARLKVLNLSHSIYLTETPDFSRLPALEQLILKNCQSLRQVHQSIGFLYNLTLLNLKDCTGLTNLPREIYMLKSLKALVLSGCSKIVLLEKDIVQMESLITLISENTVLKQVPFSIASSKSIGYISLCGLEERSNNLFPSIIRSRMSPTTNPLSYIHTFSDTEDNSWDDVVPFFSSLAILRSVLVQCDPEFQLSVQLKAILMDYCVNITKSRISKHHFRSCLIGVGRYEEFFNTVSDGISEVLASSGSCDVCLPGDNYPYWSAHRGEGHSVSFTVPRDCVMKGLILCVVCLSTPEIIEPELTTVLIVNYTRCTLQIHNHGTVISFNDEDWDHIVSNLGSGDRVEIFVSSAYGLVVKETAVYLMYGEPKKNSLIRSIKKIIM; this comes from the exons ATGGAATTCGCCTCTTCAACTTCCAAACTTCCACAGATGTATGATTTGCTGATTAACTTCAATGGAGAAGACATCCACAGGAAATTTGTTTCTCATCTCGATTCTGTCCTCTCTGCTGCTGGACTCACCACTTTCCTTCACCACCAGAATGCAGTCAACGACATGGACATCCAACAGCCTATTCTCAATCTTTGTCGGGTAGCAATTGTTGTTTTCACCAAAACCTATTCTGAATCTGCTTGGTGTCTTCATCAGCTTCAACAAATCATTGAGTGGCACAAAACTTATTCCCGACATGTTCTGCCCGTATATTACGAAATTCAGCCATCTGATGTTCGTCTTCAAAAGGGTGATTTTGGAAAAACCCTCAAAGCAACTGCACAAAAATCATTTTCAGCACAACAAATGGAGCATGGCATGTCCAGGTGGAACCACGCACTCAGCAAAACTGCAGATTTTTTTGGATGGGATGAGAGCAATTACAG GAGTGATGCTGAACTAGTGGACACAATTGTTAAAAGCATTCTTAATTTACCAGTCTTGTCTGCTACTAAATTTCCAATTGGATTACAACCCCACGTGGAAGATGTGAttcaagttataaaaaataaatccacCGGGGTTTGTACTGTAGGGATATGTGGAATGGAAGGATCCGGTAAAACCACACTTGCCAAAGCCATCTATAATCAAATTCATGGtacatttttaaagaaaagttTTATTGAAGATATTTCAGAAGTTAGTCGAACAGGAAAGCATGCTAATTTACACGAACGACTTCTTTCAGATCTCCTAAAAACAAAGCTGGAGATACATAAAGTTGAGATGGGAAGACGTATGATTGGGGAAAGACTTTATGGGAAAAAGGTGCTTATTGTACTTGACGATGTGAATGAGTATGGGCCATTGGACCTATGGGAAAGTAGTGCATGGTTCGGTGAAGGAACTGTAATAATCATTACAACAACAGATGCACGCCTACTGAGGATATATCAAGTTGATTATATTTTTCAGATGAATGTAATGAACCCAAACAAGTCCCTTGAGCTTTTTAGTTGGCACGCATTTAGAGAAGCAAAACCAAAAAAGGAATACCATTTCCTTGCAAGAAGAGTAGTTGCTTATTGTGGAGGACTACCTCTACTTCTTGAAGTCATCGGAAGTTGTTTGTATGAAAGGACGAAGGAAGAATGGAATAGATTATTGTTGCAATTAGACAACAGTGCCCAGCACGAAGTTGACCAGATATTGAAAATAAGCTACGAAGATTTACTTAATCAAATGGAAAAAGATTTATTCCTTGATGTATGTTGTTTCTTTATTGGTAAATGCAAATTTTATGTTACCAAGATCCTAAATGACTGTGGAGTAGACCCTGATAGTGGAATAAGAGTTCTCATAAAGCGTAACCTCgtaaaaattagaaagaacAACAAAGTTGGAATGCATCCTTTGCTACGACAAATGGGAAGAGAAATTAGTCACGAAATTTTAAGAAAGGAACCTGAGAAAATCAGTGGGTTGTGGCTTGATGAGGATATGGAACATGCACTGTCACGGAATAGT ACAAATGTCATTCAAAGATTTTCGAGAAGACTGGTGAATCTTGCCGGATTTTCTTGGTCCCTTTGTGAGAAACTAAGATGGGTCAGTTTGAAAGGGTTTTCTTCACAATACCTACCTAACGACTTTTATTTGCGTGATGCAATAGGGATTGATTTAAAACACAGTCTTCTTCGACTGGTCTGGAAAGAATCCCAG GTCTTGGCGCGGCTAAAAGTCCTTAATCTTAGTCATTCCATTTACTTGACAGAAACCCCTGACTTTTCAAGACTACCTGCTCTCGAACAACTCATTCTCAAAAATTGCCAAAGTTTGCGTCAAGTACACCAGTCTATTGGATTTCTCTACAATCTTACATTACTAAATTTGAAGGACTGTACAGGCCTAACCAATCTCCCCAGAGAGATATATATGTTGAAATCTTTAAAAGCTCTCGTTCTTTCTGGTTGTTCCAAAATTGTCCTACTCGAGAAAGATATAGTGCAAATGGAATCCTTGATAACCCTAATTTCTGAAAATACAGTTTTGAAACAAGTTCCTTTTTCGATTGCAAGTTCAAAAAGCATTGGATATATATCCTTATGTGGATTAGAGGAACGGTCAAATAATCTTTTTCCTTCTATCATTCGGTCTCGGATGTCACCAACAACGAATCCCCTATCCTATATTCATACTTTCAGTGATACGGAGGACAATAGTTGGGATGATGTTGTACCATTTTTTAGCAGTCTTGCAATTCTTCGAAGTGTTTTGGTGCAATGTGACCCCGAGTTTCAACTATCTGTACAACTAAAAGCGATACTGATGGATTATTgtgtaaatattacaaaatcaaGAATTTCAAAGCATCACTTCAGGTCTTGTTTGATCGGTGTTGGCAGATACGAAGAATTCTTCAATACTGTCAGCGATGGCATATCTGAG GTATTGGCAAGTAGTGGGTCATGTGATGTTTGTCTCCCAGGTGACAATTATCCTTATTGGTCGGCCCATAGGGGTGAGGGACATTCTGTGTCTTTCACTGTGCCTCGGGATTGTGTGATGAAGGGCTTGattttatgtgttgtttgtttATCAACTCCCGAAATCATTGAACCTGAACTTACTACTGTCTTAATTGTAAATTACACGAGGTGCACATTACAGATACACAACCATGGCACAGTAATTTCCTTTAATGACGAAGATTGGGATCACATAGTATCAAATTTAGGATCTGGAGACAGAGTGGAGATTTTTGTGTCTTCTGCTTATGGATTGGTGGTTAAGGAGACAGCTGTTTATTTGATGTATGGTGAGCCAAAGAAAAATTCCCTCATTAGATccataaagaaaattataatgtgA
- the LOC114166764 gene encoding TMV resistance protein N-like isoform X5 — protein sequence MFCPYITKFSHLMFVFKRVILEKPSKQLHKNHFQHNKWSMACPGGTTHSAKLQIFLDGMRAITGICGMEGSGKTTLAKAIYNQIHGTFLKKSFIEDISEVSRTGKHANLHERLLSDLLKTKLEIHKVEMGRRMIGERLYGKKVLIVLDDVNEYGPLDLWESSAWFGEGTVIIITTTDARLLRIYQVDYIFQMNVMNPNKSLELFSWHAFREAKPKKEYHFLARRVVAYCGGLPLLLEVIGSCLYERTKEEWNRLLLQLDNSAQHEVDQILKISYEDLLNQMEKDLFLDVCCFFIGKCKFYVTKILNDCGVDPDSGIRVLIKRNLVKIRKNNKVGMHPLLRQMGREISHEILRKEPEKISGLWLDEDMEHALSRNSQTNVIQRFSRRLVNLAGFSWSLCEKLRWVSLKGFSSQYLPNDFYLRDAIGIDLKHSLLRLVWKESQVLARLKVLNLSHSIYLTETPDFSRLPALEQLILKNCQSLRQVHQSIGFLYNLTLLNLKDCTGLTNLPREIYMLKSLKALVLSGCSKIVLLEKDIVQMESLITLISENTVLKQVPFSIASSKSIGYISLCGLEERSNNLFPSIIRSRMSPTTNPLSYIHTFSDTEDNSWDDVVPFFSSLAILRSVLVQCDPEFQLSVQLKAILMDYCVNITKSRISKHHFRSCLIGVGRYEEFFNTVSDGISEVLASSGSCDVCLPGDNYPYWSAHRGEGHSVSFTVPRDCVMKGLILCVVCLSTPEIIEPELTTVLIVNYTRCTLQIHNHGTVISFNDEDWDHIVSNLGSGDRVEIFVSSAYGLVVKETAVYLMYGEPKKNSLIRSIKKIIM from the exons ATGTTCTGCCCGTATATTACGAAATTCAGCCATCTGATGTTCGTCTTCAAAAGGGTGATTTTGGAAAAACCCTCAAAGCAACTGCACAAAAATCATTTTCAGCACAACAAATGGAGCATGGCATGTCCAGGTGGAACCACGCACTCAGCAAAACTGCAGATTTTTTTGGATGGGATGAGAGCAATTACAG GGATATGTGGAATGGAAGGATCCGGTAAAACCACACTTGCCAAAGCCATCTATAATCAAATTCATGGtacatttttaaagaaaagttTTATTGAAGATATTTCAGAAGTTAGTCGAACAGGAAAGCATGCTAATTTACACGAACGACTTCTTTCAGATCTCCTAAAAACAAAGCTGGAGATACATAAAGTTGAGATGGGAAGACGTATGATTGGGGAAAGACTTTATGGGAAAAAGGTGCTTATTGTACTTGACGATGTGAATGAGTATGGGCCATTGGACCTATGGGAAAGTAGTGCATGGTTCGGTGAAGGAACTGTAATAATCATTACAACAACAGATGCACGCCTACTGAGGATATATCAAGTTGATTATATTTTTCAGATGAATGTAATGAACCCAAACAAGTCCCTTGAGCTTTTTAGTTGGCACGCATTTAGAGAAGCAAAACCAAAAAAGGAATACCATTTCCTTGCAAGAAGAGTAGTTGCTTATTGTGGAGGACTACCTCTACTTCTTGAAGTCATCGGAAGTTGTTTGTATGAAAGGACGAAGGAAGAATGGAATAGATTATTGTTGCAATTAGACAACAGTGCCCAGCACGAAGTTGACCAGATATTGAAAATAAGCTACGAAGATTTACTTAATCAAATGGAAAAAGATTTATTCCTTGATGTATGTTGTTTCTTTATTGGTAAATGCAAATTTTATGTTACCAAGATCCTAAATGACTGTGGAGTAGACCCTGATAGTGGAATAAGAGTTCTCATAAAGCGTAACCTCgtaaaaattagaaagaacAACAAAGTTGGAATGCATCCTTTGCTACGACAAATGGGAAGAGAAATTAGTCACGAAATTTTAAGAAAGGAACCTGAGAAAATCAGTGGGTTGTGGCTTGATGAGGATATGGAACATGCACTGTCACGGAATAGT CAGACAAATGTCATTCAAAGATTTTCGAGAAGACTGGTGAATCTTGCCGGATTTTCTTGGTCCCTTTGTGAGAAACTAAGATGGGTCAGTTTGAAAGGGTTTTCTTCACAATACCTACCTAACGACTTTTATTTGCGTGATGCAATAGGGATTGATTTAAAACACAGTCTTCTTCGACTGGTCTGGAAAGAATCCCAG GTCTTGGCGCGGCTAAAAGTCCTTAATCTTAGTCATTCCATTTACTTGACAGAAACCCCTGACTTTTCAAGACTACCTGCTCTCGAACAACTCATTCTCAAAAATTGCCAAAGTTTGCGTCAAGTACACCAGTCTATTGGATTTCTCTACAATCTTACATTACTAAATTTGAAGGACTGTACAGGCCTAACCAATCTCCCCAGAGAGATATATATGTTGAAATCTTTAAAAGCTCTCGTTCTTTCTGGTTGTTCCAAAATTGTCCTACTCGAGAAAGATATAGTGCAAATGGAATCCTTGATAACCCTAATTTCTGAAAATACAGTTTTGAAACAAGTTCCTTTTTCGATTGCAAGTTCAAAAAGCATTGGATATATATCCTTATGTGGATTAGAGGAACGGTCAAATAATCTTTTTCCTTCTATCATTCGGTCTCGGATGTCACCAACAACGAATCCCCTATCCTATATTCATACTTTCAGTGATACGGAGGACAATAGTTGGGATGATGTTGTACCATTTTTTAGCAGTCTTGCAATTCTTCGAAGTGTTTTGGTGCAATGTGACCCCGAGTTTCAACTATCTGTACAACTAAAAGCGATACTGATGGATTATTgtgtaaatattacaaaatcaaGAATTTCAAAGCATCACTTCAGGTCTTGTTTGATCGGTGTTGGCAGATACGAAGAATTCTTCAATACTGTCAGCGATGGCATATCTGAG GTATTGGCAAGTAGTGGGTCATGTGATGTTTGTCTCCCAGGTGACAATTATCCTTATTGGTCGGCCCATAGGGGTGAGGGACATTCTGTGTCTTTCACTGTGCCTCGGGATTGTGTGATGAAGGGCTTGattttatgtgttgtttgtttATCAACTCCCGAAATCATTGAACCTGAACTTACTACTGTCTTAATTGTAAATTACACGAGGTGCACATTACAGATACACAACCATGGCACAGTAATTTCCTTTAATGACGAAGATTGGGATCACATAGTATCAAATTTAGGATCTGGAGACAGAGTGGAGATTTTTGTGTCTTCTGCTTATGGATTGGTGGTTAAGGAGACAGCTGTTTATTTGATGTATGGTGAGCCAAAGAAAAATTCCCTCATTAGATccataaagaaaattataatgtgA
- the LOC114166764 gene encoding TMV resistance protein N-like isoform X6: MFCPYITKFSHLMFVFKRVILEKPSKQLHKNHFQHNKWSMACPGGTTHSAKLQIFLDGMRAITGICGMEGSGKTTLAKAIYNQIHDLLKTKLEIHKVEMGRRMIGERLYGKKVLIVLDDVNEYGPLDLWESSAWFGEGTVIIITTTDARLLRIYQVDYIFQMNVMNPNKSLELFSWHAFREAKPKKEYHFLARRVVAYCGGLPLLLEVIGSCLYERTKEEWNRLLLQLDNSAQHEVDQILKISYEDLLNQMEKDLFLDVCCFFIGKCKFYVTKILNDCGVDPDSGIRVLIKRNLVKIRKNNKVGMHPLLRQMGREISHEILRKEPEKISGLWLDEDMEHALSRNSQTNVIQRFSRRLVNLAGFSWSLCEKLRWVSLKGFSSQYLPNDFYLRDAIGIDLKHSLLRLVWKESQVLARLKVLNLSHSIYLTETPDFSRLPALEQLILKNCQSLRQVHQSIGFLYNLTLLNLKDCTGLTNLPREIYMLKSLKALVLSGCSKIVLLEKDIVQMESLITLISENTVLKQVPFSIASSKSIGYISLCGLEERSNNLFPSIIRSRMSPTTNPLSYIHTFSDTEDNSWDDVVPFFSSLAILRSVLVQCDPEFQLSVQLKAILMDYCVNITKSRISKHHFRSCLIGVGRYEEFFNTVSDGISEVLASSGSCDVCLPGDNYPYWSAHRGEGHSVSFTVPRDCVMKGLILCVVCLSTPEIIEPELTTVLIVNYTRCTLQIHNHGTVISFNDEDWDHIVSNLGSGDRVEIFVSSAYGLVVKETAVYLMYGEPKKNSLIRSIKKIIM; the protein is encoded by the exons ATGTTCTGCCCGTATATTACGAAATTCAGCCATCTGATGTTCGTCTTCAAAAGGGTGATTTTGGAAAAACCCTCAAAGCAACTGCACAAAAATCATTTTCAGCACAACAAATGGAGCATGGCATGTCCAGGTGGAACCACGCACTCAGCAAAACTGCAGATTTTTTTGGATGGGATGAGAGCAATTACAG GGATATGTGGAATGGAAGGATCCGGTAAAACCACACTTGCCAAAGCCATCTATAATCAAATTCATG ATCTCCTAAAAACAAAGCTGGAGATACATAAAGTTGAGATGGGAAGACGTATGATTGGGGAAAGACTTTATGGGAAAAAGGTGCTTATTGTACTTGACGATGTGAATGAGTATGGGCCATTGGACCTATGGGAAAGTAGTGCATGGTTCGGTGAAGGAACTGTAATAATCATTACAACAACAGATGCACGCCTACTGAGGATATATCAAGTTGATTATATTTTTCAGATGAATGTAATGAACCCAAACAAGTCCCTTGAGCTTTTTAGTTGGCACGCATTTAGAGAAGCAAAACCAAAAAAGGAATACCATTTCCTTGCAAGAAGAGTAGTTGCTTATTGTGGAGGACTACCTCTACTTCTTGAAGTCATCGGAAGTTGTTTGTATGAAAGGACGAAGGAAGAATGGAATAGATTATTGTTGCAATTAGACAACAGTGCCCAGCACGAAGTTGACCAGATATTGAAAATAAGCTACGAAGATTTACTTAATCAAATGGAAAAAGATTTATTCCTTGATGTATGTTGTTTCTTTATTGGTAAATGCAAATTTTATGTTACCAAGATCCTAAATGACTGTGGAGTAGACCCTGATAGTGGAATAAGAGTTCTCATAAAGCGTAACCTCgtaaaaattagaaagaacAACAAAGTTGGAATGCATCCTTTGCTACGACAAATGGGAAGAGAAATTAGTCACGAAATTTTAAGAAAGGAACCTGAGAAAATCAGTGGGTTGTGGCTTGATGAGGATATGGAACATGCACTGTCACGGAATAGT CAGACAAATGTCATTCAAAGATTTTCGAGAAGACTGGTGAATCTTGCCGGATTTTCTTGGTCCCTTTGTGAGAAACTAAGATGGGTCAGTTTGAAAGGGTTTTCTTCACAATACCTACCTAACGACTTTTATTTGCGTGATGCAATAGGGATTGATTTAAAACACAGTCTTCTTCGACTGGTCTGGAAAGAATCCCAG GTCTTGGCGCGGCTAAAAGTCCTTAATCTTAGTCATTCCATTTACTTGACAGAAACCCCTGACTTTTCAAGACTACCTGCTCTCGAACAACTCATTCTCAAAAATTGCCAAAGTTTGCGTCAAGTACACCAGTCTATTGGATTTCTCTACAATCTTACATTACTAAATTTGAAGGACTGTACAGGCCTAACCAATCTCCCCAGAGAGATATATATGTTGAAATCTTTAAAAGCTCTCGTTCTTTCTGGTTGTTCCAAAATTGTCCTACTCGAGAAAGATATAGTGCAAATGGAATCCTTGATAACCCTAATTTCTGAAAATACAGTTTTGAAACAAGTTCCTTTTTCGATTGCAAGTTCAAAAAGCATTGGATATATATCCTTATGTGGATTAGAGGAACGGTCAAATAATCTTTTTCCTTCTATCATTCGGTCTCGGATGTCACCAACAACGAATCCCCTATCCTATATTCATACTTTCAGTGATACGGAGGACAATAGTTGGGATGATGTTGTACCATTTTTTAGCAGTCTTGCAATTCTTCGAAGTGTTTTGGTGCAATGTGACCCCGAGTTTCAACTATCTGTACAACTAAAAGCGATACTGATGGATTATTgtgtaaatattacaaaatcaaGAATTTCAAAGCATCACTTCAGGTCTTGTTTGATCGGTGTTGGCAGATACGAAGAATTCTTCAATACTGTCAGCGATGGCATATCTGAG GTATTGGCAAGTAGTGGGTCATGTGATGTTTGTCTCCCAGGTGACAATTATCCTTATTGGTCGGCCCATAGGGGTGAGGGACATTCTGTGTCTTTCACTGTGCCTCGGGATTGTGTGATGAAGGGCTTGattttatgtgttgtttgtttATCAACTCCCGAAATCATTGAACCTGAACTTACTACTGTCTTAATTGTAAATTACACGAGGTGCACATTACAGATACACAACCATGGCACAGTAATTTCCTTTAATGACGAAGATTGGGATCACATAGTATCAAATTTAGGATCTGGAGACAGAGTGGAGATTTTTGTGTCTTCTGCTTATGGATTGGTGGTTAAGGAGACAGCTGTTTATTTGATGTATGGTGAGCCAAAGAAAAATTCCCTCATTAGATccataaagaaaattataatgtgA
- the LOC114166764 gene encoding TMV resistance protein N-like isoform X7 — protein MFCPYITKFSHLMFVFKRVILEKPSKQLHKNHFQHNKWSMACPGGTTHSAKLQIFLDGMRAITDLLKTKLEIHKVEMGRRMIGERLYGKKVLIVLDDVNEYGPLDLWESSAWFGEGTVIIITTTDARLLRIYQVDYIFQMNVMNPNKSLELFSWHAFREAKPKKEYHFLARRVVAYCGGLPLLLEVIGSCLYERTKEEWNRLLLQLDNSAQHEVDQILKISYEDLLNQMEKDLFLDVCCFFIGKCKFYVTKILNDCGVDPDSGIRVLIKRNLVKIRKNNKVGMHPLLRQMGREISHEILRKEPEKISGLWLDEDMEHALSRNSQTNVIQRFSRRLVNLAGFSWSLCEKLRWVSLKGFSSQYLPNDFYLRDAIGIDLKHSLLRLVWKESQVLARLKVLNLSHSIYLTETPDFSRLPALEQLILKNCQSLRQVHQSIGFLYNLTLLNLKDCTGLTNLPREIYMLKSLKALVLSGCSKIVLLEKDIVQMESLITLISENTVLKQVPFSIASSKSIGYISLCGLEERSNNLFPSIIRSRMSPTTNPLSYIHTFSDTEDNSWDDVVPFFSSLAILRSVLVQCDPEFQLSVQLKAILMDYCVNITKSRISKHHFRSCLIGVGRYEEFFNTVSDGISEVLASSGSCDVCLPGDNYPYWSAHRGEGHSVSFTVPRDCVMKGLILCVVCLSTPEIIEPELTTVLIVNYTRCTLQIHNHGTVISFNDEDWDHIVSNLGSGDRVEIFVSSAYGLVVKETAVYLMYGEPKKNSLIRSIKKIIM, from the exons ATGTTCTGCCCGTATATTACGAAATTCAGCCATCTGATGTTCGTCTTCAAAAGGGTGATTTTGGAAAAACCCTCAAAGCAACTGCACAAAAATCATTTTCAGCACAACAAATGGAGCATGGCATGTCCAGGTGGAACCACGCACTCAGCAAAACTGCAGATTTTTTTGGATGGGATGAGAGCAATTACAG ATCTCCTAAAAACAAAGCTGGAGATACATAAAGTTGAGATGGGAAGACGTATGATTGGGGAAAGACTTTATGGGAAAAAGGTGCTTATTGTACTTGACGATGTGAATGAGTATGGGCCATTGGACCTATGGGAAAGTAGTGCATGGTTCGGTGAAGGAACTGTAATAATCATTACAACAACAGATGCACGCCTACTGAGGATATATCAAGTTGATTATATTTTTCAGATGAATGTAATGAACCCAAACAAGTCCCTTGAGCTTTTTAGTTGGCACGCATTTAGAGAAGCAAAACCAAAAAAGGAATACCATTTCCTTGCAAGAAGAGTAGTTGCTTATTGTGGAGGACTACCTCTACTTCTTGAAGTCATCGGAAGTTGTTTGTATGAAAGGACGAAGGAAGAATGGAATAGATTATTGTTGCAATTAGACAACAGTGCCCAGCACGAAGTTGACCAGATATTGAAAATAAGCTACGAAGATTTACTTAATCAAATGGAAAAAGATTTATTCCTTGATGTATGTTGTTTCTTTATTGGTAAATGCAAATTTTATGTTACCAAGATCCTAAATGACTGTGGAGTAGACCCTGATAGTGGAATAAGAGTTCTCATAAAGCGTAACCTCgtaaaaattagaaagaacAACAAAGTTGGAATGCATCCTTTGCTACGACAAATGGGAAGAGAAATTAGTCACGAAATTTTAAGAAAGGAACCTGAGAAAATCAGTGGGTTGTGGCTTGATGAGGATATGGAACATGCACTGTCACGGAATAGT CAGACAAATGTCATTCAAAGATTTTCGAGAAGACTGGTGAATCTTGCCGGATTTTCTTGGTCCCTTTGTGAGAAACTAAGATGGGTCAGTTTGAAAGGGTTTTCTTCACAATACCTACCTAACGACTTTTATTTGCGTGATGCAATAGGGATTGATTTAAAACACAGTCTTCTTCGACTGGTCTGGAAAGAATCCCAG GTCTTGGCGCGGCTAAAAGTCCTTAATCTTAGTCATTCCATTTACTTGACAGAAACCCCTGACTTTTCAAGACTACCTGCTCTCGAACAACTCATTCTCAAAAATTGCCAAAGTTTGCGTCAAGTACACCAGTCTATTGGATTTCTCTACAATCTTACATTACTAAATTTGAAGGACTGTACAGGCCTAACCAATCTCCCCAGAGAGATATATATGTTGAAATCTTTAAAAGCTCTCGTTCTTTCTGGTTGTTCCAAAATTGTCCTACTCGAGAAAGATATAGTGCAAATGGAATCCTTGATAACCCTAATTTCTGAAAATACAGTTTTGAAACAAGTTCCTTTTTCGATTGCAAGTTCAAAAAGCATTGGATATATATCCTTATGTGGATTAGAGGAACGGTCAAATAATCTTTTTCCTTCTATCATTCGGTCTCGGATGTCACCAACAACGAATCCCCTATCCTATATTCATACTTTCAGTGATACGGAGGACAATAGTTGGGATGATGTTGTACCATTTTTTAGCAGTCTTGCAATTCTTCGAAGTGTTTTGGTGCAATGTGACCCCGAGTTTCAACTATCTGTACAACTAAAAGCGATACTGATGGATTATTgtgtaaatattacaaaatcaaGAATTTCAAAGCATCACTTCAGGTCTTGTTTGATCGGTGTTGGCAGATACGAAGAATTCTTCAATACTGTCAGCGATGGCATATCTGAG GTATTGGCAAGTAGTGGGTCATGTGATGTTTGTCTCCCAGGTGACAATTATCCTTATTGGTCGGCCCATAGGGGTGAGGGACATTCTGTGTCTTTCACTGTGCCTCGGGATTGTGTGATGAAGGGCTTGattttatgtgttgtttgtttATCAACTCCCGAAATCATTGAACCTGAACTTACTACTGTCTTAATTGTAAATTACACGAGGTGCACATTACAGATACACAACCATGGCACAGTAATTTCCTTTAATGACGAAGATTGGGATCACATAGTATCAAATTTAGGATCTGGAGACAGAGTGGAGATTTTTGTGTCTTCTGCTTATGGATTGGTGGTTAAGGAGACAGCTGTTTATTTGATGTATGGTGAGCCAAAGAAAAATTCCCTCATTAGATccataaagaaaattataatgtgA